The following coding sequences lie in one Erwinia amylovora genomic window:
- a CDS encoding GrxA family glutaredoxin, with product MFAVIFGRPGCPYCVRAKELAEKLTEEREDFTFRYIDIHAEGITKADLEKTVGKPVETVPQIFLDQTHIGGCTDFEAYAKENLGLFQ from the coding sequence ATGTTTGCAGTGATTTTTGGCCGCCCGGGCTGCCCCTATTGTGTACGCGCTAAAGAACTGGCAGAGAAGCTGACTGAAGAGCGTGAAGACTTTACCTTCCGCTATATCGACATCCATGCTGAAGGTATCACTAAAGCCGATCTGGAGAAAACCGTAGGTAAACCGGTCGAAACCGTTCCACAGATTTTCCTCGATCAGACTCATATCGGTGGCTGCACTGATTTTGAAGCTTACGCGAAAGAAAATCTGGGTTTGTTCCAGTAA
- the potI gene encoding putrescine ABC transporter permease PotI, producing the protein MNRLPVIRSKWRTAILAVCFFFLYAPMLLLVVYSFNSSQLAGWESLSLRWYRVLFDDNAMMSAVALSLSIAAMSATAAAMLGTLAAVVIVRFGRFKTSASFAFMLTAPLVMPDVITGLSLLLLFVAMANTFGWPADRGMLTIWLSHVTFCTAYVAVVINSRLRELDRSIEEAAMDLGATPLKVFFVITVPMIAPAVVTGWLLAFTLSLDDLVISSFVTGPGATTLPMQIFASVRRGVNPEINALASLILLVVGMIGLVAWRLMAREEQQRQQDLQKARGGQ; encoded by the coding sequence ATGAATCGTTTACCTGTTATTCGCTCGAAGTGGCGTACGGCGATCCTCGCCGTCTGTTTCTTCTTTCTGTATGCGCCGATGCTGCTACTGGTGGTTTATTCATTTAATTCGTCGCAGCTCGCCGGATGGGAAAGCCTTTCGTTGCGCTGGTACAGGGTACTGTTCGACGATAATGCAATGATGAGCGCGGTGGCGCTCAGCCTGTCAATTGCCGCCATGTCGGCGACGGCGGCGGCGATGCTCGGCACCCTCGCGGCGGTGGTCATCGTGCGTTTCGGCCGTTTTAAGACATCGGCCAGCTTTGCCTTTATGCTGACTGCTCCACTGGTGATGCCGGATGTGATCACCGGGCTGTCGCTACTGCTGCTGTTTGTCGCCATGGCAAATACCTTCGGCTGGCCCGCCGATCGCGGAATGCTGACCATCTGGCTTTCGCATGTGACCTTCTGCACCGCCTACGTGGCGGTCGTGATCAATTCGCGGTTACGTGAGCTGGACAGATCGATCGAAGAGGCGGCGATGGATCTCGGCGCAACGCCGCTGAAAGTGTTCTTTGTGATCACCGTACCGATGATCGCCCCGGCCGTTGTTACCGGCTGGCTGCTGGCATTTACGTTATCGCTTGACGATCTGGTGATATCCAGCTTTGTCACCGGGCCTGGTGCCACGACATTGCCAATGCAGATATTTGCCAGCGTGCGTCGTGGCGTCAACCCGGAAATTAATGCCCTTGCGTCGCTGATCCTGCTGGTGGTGGGAATGATCGGGCTGGTTGCCTGGCGGCTGATGGCACGTGAAGAGCAGCAGCGGCAGCAGGATTTACAGAAAGCCCGTGGTGGTCAGTGA
- a CDS encoding YbjO family protein, protein MMLPNFRKNKASFSRAKHMPVAVWVAGSSIMATRCLGVLLLANELGYEELMNLIHRSAQAWGSTLIFIASQLVWLMELRCALALMRGHNWGRWGFLAIQAGVLLYMFFASLGWIYPEIFSMVREDDRQLIPSLLLEKSADLLVLLLLFVPAGSRRYFTRRVER, encoded by the coding sequence ATGATGTTACCGAATTTTAGAAAAAACAAAGCCTCGTTCAGCCGGGCGAAGCATATGCCCGTTGCGGTGTGGGTTGCCGGCAGTTCGATTATGGCTACTCGCTGCCTTGGCGTGCTGCTGTTGGCTAACGAACTCGGCTATGAGGAGTTGATGAACCTGATCCATCGTAGTGCTCAGGCCTGGGGTTCAACGTTGATTTTCATCGCCAGTCAGCTGGTGTGGTTAATGGAACTGCGCTGCGCACTTGCCCTGATGCGCGGACACAACTGGGGACGATGGGGCTTCCTCGCTATTCAGGCCGGCGTGCTGCTGTATATGTTTTTCGCCTCCCTGGGCTGGATTTACCCGGAGATATTCAGCATGGTCAGGGAAGATGACCGCCAGCTGATACCCTCGCTGCTGCTGGAGAAATCAGCCGATTTGCTGGTGCTGCTGCTGCTTTTCGTGCCTGCCGGCAGCCGCCGTTATTTCACTCGCCGGGTTGAGCGCTAA
- a CDS encoding phosphatase PAP2 family protein → MKMSTLFNRGTKTHNIQSDPLYPLPLHFYLNQLVLLLLTALFLTWLSRSGNWDMAVSRLWYDPLIHRFPLQDNRWLDVINHRLLKDTLICGGFLLLLAGLLRRQPRQILVALMMGIGPLVVGILKASSAHSCPWDLVQFGGKAVSYPLFGIVPAHSGPGRCFPGGHASSGFSAMALFFLFYPRRLRLAVICWWIALTIGLVMGFGQVMRGAHFLSHNLWAAWWVWLTQCVTFGCVTHLLKKREIYRNGSIQPGAVSRL, encoded by the coding sequence ATGAAAATGTCAACCCTGTTCAACAGAGGCACGAAGACCCACAACATACAGAGCGATCCCCTTTACCCATTGCCCCTGCACTTTTATCTTAATCAGCTGGTGTTACTGCTGCTTACCGCCCTGTTTCTGACCTGGCTGTCGCGCAGCGGGAACTGGGATATGGCGGTCAGCCGCCTGTGGTACGACCCGCTTATTCATCGTTTCCCGTTACAGGACAACCGCTGGCTGGATGTGATCAACCATCGCCTGCTGAAAGATACGCTGATTTGTGGTGGCTTCCTGCTGCTGCTGGCCGGTTTGCTGCGCCGCCAGCCGCGCCAGATACTGGTAGCCCTGATGATGGGGATTGGGCCGCTGGTGGTTGGGATATTAAAGGCCAGCAGCGCGCACTCTTGTCCGTGGGATCTGGTGCAGTTCGGCGGCAAAGCCGTCTCTTATCCGCTGTTCGGCATCGTGCCTGCTCACAGTGGGCCGGGGCGCTGCTTTCCGGGCGGGCACGCTTCAAGCGGTTTTAGCGCCATGGCGCTGTTTTTTTTGTTCTATCCGCGCCGTCTGCGGCTTGCCGTCATTTGCTGGTGGATAGCGTTAACCATTGGGCTGGTAATGGGTTTTGGCCAGGTGATGCGTGGCGCGCACTTTCTGTCGCACAACCTGTGGGCGGCATGGTGGGTATGGCTGACACAATGTGTCACTTTCGGGTGCGTGACGCATCTGCTAAAAAAACGGGAAATTTATCGTAATGGAAGCATTCAACCGGGCGCGGTTTCCCGGCTCTGA
- the potH gene encoding putrescine ABC transporter permease PotH gives MSQFTARYTSAPGARQTGIKGLLTRMQMAHGRKLAIALPTLWLSLLFMLPFLIVLKISFADVARAIPPYSELFSWADGQLSMVLNFGNYLTLTDDPLYIDAYLHSLQVAAISTAICLLIGYPLAWAVAHAAPATRNVLLLLVILPSWTSFLVRVYAWMGILNDNGVLNRFLMWSGITDHPIAILYTNLAVYIGIVYCYLPFMVLPIYTALTRIDYSLVEAALDLGARPLKTFFSVIVPLTKGGIIAGSMLVFIPAVGEYVIPELLGGPDSIMIGRLLWQEFFNNRDWPVASALAVIILLILILPIIWFHKHQNKQVGGKG, from the coding sequence ATGAGTCAATTTACTGCACGTTATACGTCGGCCCCGGGCGCCCGGCAAACCGGCATAAAAGGGCTGCTGACCCGCATGCAGATGGCGCATGGGCGGAAACTGGCGATCGCCTTGCCGACCCTCTGGCTTTCGCTGCTGTTTATGCTGCCGTTCCTGATTGTGCTCAAAATAAGCTTCGCCGACGTGGCGCGTGCTATCCCACCCTATAGCGAACTGTTCAGCTGGGCTGATGGCCAACTGAGTATGGTGCTCAACTTTGGTAACTACTTAACGCTGACCGATGACCCGCTGTATATCGACGCCTATCTGCATTCTTTGCAGGTGGCGGCGATATCAACGGCGATCTGTCTGCTCATTGGCTATCCGCTGGCATGGGCGGTGGCGCATGCTGCGCCAGCCACGCGTAATGTGCTGTTGCTGCTGGTGATTTTGCCTTCGTGGACCTCGTTTCTGGTGCGGGTTTATGCGTGGATGGGGATCCTTAACGATAACGGCGTGTTAAACCGTTTTCTGATGTGGAGCGGGATCACCGACCACCCGATCGCCATCCTTTACACCAACCTCGCGGTGTACATCGGGATCGTTTATTGCTATTTGCCATTTATGGTGTTGCCGATCTACACCGCGCTGACGCGTATTGACTACTCGCTGGTGGAGGCTGCGCTCGATCTCGGTGCGCGCCCGCTTAAGACCTTCTTCAGCGTGATAGTGCCGCTGACCAAAGGCGGAATTATTGCCGGATCGATGCTGGTGTTTATTCCGGCGGTCGGGGAGTATGTGATCCCGGAATTGCTGGGTGGCCCGGACAGCATTATGATTGGCCGCCTGCTGTGGCAGGAGTTCTTTAACAACCGTGACTGGCCGGTGGCATCTGCGTTAGCGGTGATCATTTTGCTGATCCTGATCCTGCCAATTATCTGGTTTCATAAACACCAGAACAAACAGGTGGGGGGCAAGGGATGA
- the potF gene encoding spermidine/putrescine ABC transporter substrate-binding protein PotF: MLNQGKKWLSAGAVAMLMAVSAGSPAADKTLHVYNWSDYIAPNTVADFEKQTGIKVVYDVFDSNEVLEGKLMAGNTGYDVVVPSSSFLARQLQSGVFQPLDRSKLPNYKNLDTDLLKKLEQHDPGNKYAIPYLWATTGIGYNVEKVKAALGKDAPVDSWDLVLKPENLAKLKSCGVSFLDAPEEIFATVLNYQGKDPNSSEAKDYSGAATDLLLKLRPNIRYFHSSQYINDLANGNTCVAIGWAGDVLQAKNRALAAKNGVDIAYSIPKEGALAFFDTLAIPKDAKNVDEAWQFLNYLMKPEVAAQISNAVFYASGNKASVPLVDAAIRNNPGVYPPADIMAKLFTLKVQDPKLDRVRTRAWTKVKSGQ, encoded by the coding sequence ATGCTCAACCAAGGTAAAAAATGGTTATCTGCTGGTGCTGTGGCAATGCTGATGGCAGTTTCAGCTGGCTCGCCCGCCGCCGACAAAACGCTCCACGTCTACAACTGGTCCGATTACATTGCGCCAAATACCGTGGCGGATTTTGAGAAACAAACCGGCATCAAAGTAGTGTACGACGTTTTCGATTCCAATGAAGTTCTGGAGGGGAAACTGATGGCCGGCAACACCGGATATGATGTGGTAGTGCCTTCTTCCAGCTTCCTTGCGCGCCAGTTACAGTCCGGCGTGTTTCAGCCACTGGACCGCAGCAAGCTGCCGAATTACAAGAATCTTGATACGGATTTGCTGAAGAAACTGGAGCAACACGACCCGGGCAATAAATATGCTATCCCTTATCTGTGGGCCACCACCGGCATCGGCTACAACGTTGAAAAAGTCAAAGCGGCGCTGGGCAAAGACGCGCCGGTGGACAGCTGGGATCTGGTACTGAAGCCTGAAAATCTCGCTAAGCTGAAAAGCTGTGGCGTTTCCTTCCTTGACGCTCCTGAGGAAATATTTGCCACCGTGCTGAATTATCAGGGTAAAGACCCGAACAGCAGTGAGGCAAAAGATTACTCGGGAGCAGCCACTGACCTGTTGCTGAAGCTGCGTCCAAACATTCGTTACTTCCACTCATCGCAGTACATCAATGACCTGGCGAACGGCAACACGTGCGTGGCTATCGGCTGGGCGGGGGACGTTCTGCAGGCGAAGAACCGCGCGCTGGCGGCGAAAAATGGTGTCGATATTGCCTACAGCATCCCAAAAGAGGGCGCACTGGCGTTCTTCGATACGCTGGCCATCCCTAAAGATGCGAAAAATGTTGATGAAGCCTGGCAGTTCCTTAACTACCTGATGAAACCTGAAGTGGCGGCGCAGATTTCCAATGCGGTTTTCTACGCCAGTGGTAATAAAGCTTCGGTGCCGTTGGTTGATGCCGCCATCCGTAATAACCCTGGCGTTTATCCTCCGGCGGACATTATGGCAAAACTGTTCACGCTCAAGGTGCAGGACCCGAAGCTTGACCGTGTGCGCACACGTGCATGGACTAAGGTAAAAAGTGGTCAGTGA
- a CDS encoding lysine/arginine/ornithine ABC transporter substrate-binding protein, which yields MKKIVLAALLASVTFAPQAAEKIRFASSATYPPFESLNGENQIVGFDIDLANALCAQMKAECSFSNNPFDSLVPALKFRRYDAVISGMDITAERSKQVSFTRPYYANSAIIIAQKGKFTAISQLKGRRVGVENGTTHQRYLQEKHPEIVTVAYDSYQNAILDLKNSRLDGILGDSAVVGAWLKTNANLASVGEHITDSDFFGTGIGIAVRKDNQALLDQFNAAIDVLKANGTIDRLDQRWFAR from the coding sequence ATGAAAAAAATCGTTCTGGCGGCCCTGCTCGCCAGCGTAACCTTTGCTCCCCAGGCCGCAGAGAAGATTCGTTTCGCCTCGTCGGCTACCTACCCTCCTTTCGAATCCCTTAACGGCGAAAATCAGATCGTCGGCTTCGATATCGATTTAGCCAACGCGCTGTGCGCGCAGATGAAAGCGGAGTGCAGCTTTAGCAATAACCCGTTTGACAGCCTGGTACCGGCACTGAAATTTCGCCGCTATGACGCCGTCATTTCCGGCATGGATATCACCGCAGAGCGCAGCAAACAGGTGAGTTTCACCCGACCTTATTATGCCAATTCAGCCATTATCATTGCGCAGAAAGGGAAATTCACCGCTATCTCACAGCTGAAAGGGAGACGTGTCGGGGTTGAAAACGGCACCACGCATCAGAGGTATCTGCAGGAAAAACATCCGGAGATCGTCACTGTCGCCTATGACAGTTATCAAAATGCCATTCTCGACCTGAAAAATAGCCGCCTGGACGGCATCCTGGGGGACAGCGCGGTGGTGGGGGCCTGGCTGAAAACCAATGCGAATCTGGCGAGCGTGGGTGAGCACATTACCGACAGCGACTTCTTTGGCACCGGCATCGGTATTGCGGTACGTAAGGACAATCAGGCGCTGCTGGATCAATTTAATGCGGCTATTGATGTGCTGAAAGCCAACGGCACTATCGACAGGCTGGATCAGCGCTGGTTCGCGCGCTAA
- the artM gene encoding arginine ABC transporter permease ArtM — MLNYFPELLKGLHTSLSLTVASLLLALALALIFTVVLALKVPVFSMLTRGYITLFTGTPLLVQIFLIYYGPGQFPSVQNVSWLWSLLSQPWLCALLALSLNSAAYTTLLFHGAVRAIPSGQWQACAALGMDRKDQLRILLPYAFKRALSSYSNEVVLVFKSTSLAYTITLMEVMGQGQLLYGRTYDIGVFAAAGVVYLCVNGLLTLLMRLIERRALAFERRNG; from the coding sequence ATGCTGAACTATTTTCCTGAACTGCTGAAGGGGCTGCACACCAGCCTGTCGCTGACCGTAGCGTCGCTGCTGCTGGCCCTGGCGCTGGCGCTGATTTTCACCGTGGTGCTGGCGTTGAAAGTGCCGGTGTTCAGCATGCTGACCCGGGGTTATATCACGCTGTTTACCGGTACTCCGCTGCTGGTACAGATCTTCCTGATCTACTACGGGCCGGGCCAGTTTCCTTCTGTTCAGAACGTATCCTGGCTGTGGAGCCTGCTGTCACAACCGTGGCTGTGCGCGCTGCTGGCGCTGTCACTTAACAGTGCTGCCTACACCACGTTACTGTTTCACGGTGCGGTACGCGCCATCCCCTCCGGACAGTGGCAGGCCTGTGCCGCATTGGGGATGGACCGTAAAGACCAGCTGCGCATCCTGCTGCCCTATGCGTTTAAGCGTGCGCTTTCGTCCTACTCCAACGAGGTGGTGCTGGTGTTTAAAAGCACTTCACTGGCCTATACCATTACGCTGATGGAGGTCATGGGCCAGGGTCAGCTGCTGTACGGGCGCACCTACGACATCGGCGTGTTTGCCGCCGCTGGCGTGGTTTATCTGTGCGTCAACGGCTTACTGACCCTGTTAATGCGCCTGATTGAACGACGGGCGCTGGCTTTTGAGCGGCGCAACGGATAA
- the potG gene encoding putrescine ABC transporter ATP-binding subunit PotG: MNDVIPRPQSEAGKVLTPLLEIGNLTKSFEGQHAVDDVNLTIYKGEIFALLGPSGCGKSTLLRMLAGFETPTQGQIVLDGLDLAHVPPYQRPINMMFQSYALFPHMTVEQNIAFGLKQDRLAKGEISARVGEMLALVHMQEFAKRKPHQLSGGQRQRVALARSLAKRPKLLLLDEPMGALDKKLRDRMQHEVVDILERVGATCVMVTHDQEEAMTMAGRIAIMNRGKFVQIGEPEEIYEHPATRFSAEFIGSVNLFEGMLRERRPDNLLIDSPGLAHPLKVTSDASVVDGVPIAVALRPEKIMLCTQVPADGCNYAVGEVVHIAYLGDLSVYHARLSNGQMISAQLQNAHRFRQGAPTWGDEVHLCWDQDSCVILTL; encoded by the coding sequence GTGAATGATGTGATCCCCCGTCCTCAAAGCGAAGCTGGCAAGGTGCTGACGCCGCTGCTGGAGATCGGTAATCTGACTAAATCTTTTGAAGGTCAGCACGCGGTAGATGATGTGAACCTCACCATCTACAAAGGCGAGATTTTTGCCCTGCTGGGGCCTTCAGGCTGCGGTAAGTCAACGCTGTTGCGCATGCTGGCCGGATTTGAAACGCCCACTCAGGGGCAAATCGTATTGGACGGCCTTGACCTTGCCCATGTGCCGCCCTATCAACGCCCGATAAATATGATGTTTCAATCGTATGCGCTTTTCCCGCACATGACGGTGGAGCAAAACATCGCCTTTGGCCTGAAGCAGGATCGTCTGGCAAAAGGGGAGATCAGCGCGCGCGTTGGCGAGATGTTGGCGCTGGTGCATATGCAGGAATTCGCCAAACGTAAGCCCCATCAGCTTTCCGGTGGTCAGCGTCAGCGCGTGGCGCTGGCACGGAGCCTGGCGAAGCGGCCGAAGTTGCTGCTGCTGGATGAACCAATGGGCGCGCTGGACAAAAAACTGCGCGACAGGATGCAGCACGAAGTGGTGGATATCCTTGAGCGCGTGGGGGCGACCTGTGTGATGGTGACCCATGACCAGGAAGAAGCAATGACGATGGCCGGGCGTATTGCGATCATGAACCGGGGTAAATTCGTTCAGATCGGTGAGCCGGAAGAGATCTACGAGCACCCGGCTACGCGCTTCAGCGCCGAATTTATCGGCTCGGTGAATCTGTTTGAGGGGATGCTGCGCGAACGTCGGCCTGATAACCTGCTGATTGACAGTCCCGGCCTTGCCCATCCGCTGAAAGTGACTTCTGATGCGTCAGTGGTCGATGGCGTGCCGATTGCAGTGGCGCTGCGCCCGGAAAAGATCATGTTGTGCACACAGGTACCCGCCGATGGCTGCAATTATGCCGTTGGCGAAGTGGTGCATATTGCCTACCTCGGCGATCTTTCTGTCTACCATGCTCGCCTGAGCAATGGCCAGATGATTAGCGCCCAGCTGCAAAACGCGCACCGCTTCCGCCAGGGTGCACCCACCTGGGGTGATGAAGTGCATCTGTGTTGGGATCAAGACAGCTGCGTTATTCTGACGCTATAG
- a CDS encoding YbjN domain-containing protein, with protein MVSLVVPDLDVLRRWLDQQSITWFECDSCQALHLPHMQNFDGVFDAKIDLMDGVILFSALAEVKPTALIPLAGDLSQINASSLTVKAFLDIQDDNLPKLIVCQSLSAAAGLTYGQFVHFMKESEEQISMIVMEAFANHLLMIAEDEERPPMITSHSLLH; from the coding sequence ATGGTTTCACTGGTCGTCCCGGATCTCGACGTGCTACGACGTTGGCTGGATCAACAAAGTATCACCTGGTTTGAGTGTGATTCGTGTCAGGCTCTTCATCTGCCGCATATGCAAAATTTCGACGGCGTATTCGATGCCAAGATTGATTTAATGGACGGGGTTATCCTGTTCTCGGCGCTGGCGGAGGTTAAGCCGACCGCGCTGATCCCGCTTGCGGGCGACCTTTCGCAAATCAATGCCAGTTCACTGACGGTGAAAGCATTTCTGGATATTCAGGACGACAATCTGCCCAAGCTGATTGTTTGCCAGTCGCTTAGCGCAGCGGCTGGCCTGACCTACGGTCAGTTCGTTCACTTCATGAAAGAGAGTGAAGAACAGATTTCGATGATCGTCATGGAAGCCTTCGCGAATCATCTCCTGATGATCGCTGAAGATGAAGAACGACCTCCAATGATAACCAGCCATTCCCTGCTGCATTAA
- the artQ gene encoding arginine ABC transporter permease ArtQ, with translation MNDFYPLASAAGITVGLAVCALVAGLFMAMVFAVWESARWRPLAWLASGLVTLFRALPEILVVLFIYFGASQLLISLSDGFTLDLAFVQIPVQINIENFDVSPFLCGVIALAILYASYASQTLRGALQAVPLGQWESGQALGMKKSAIFLRLIVPQMWRHALPGLGNQWLVLLKDTALVSLISVNDIMLQTKSIATRTQEPFTWYMIAAAIYLVITLFSQQVLKRIELRATRFERGDA, from the coding sequence ATGAACGACTTCTATCCTCTTGCCAGTGCCGCCGGGATAACCGTCGGACTGGCCGTCTGCGCCCTGGTCGCCGGATTATTCATGGCGATGGTGTTTGCCGTTTGGGAATCTGCCCGCTGGCGCCCGCTGGCGTGGCTCGCTAGCGGACTGGTCACGCTGTTTCGTGCTTTGCCGGAAATCCTCGTGGTGCTGTTTATCTATTTTGGTGCCTCGCAGCTGCTGATCAGCCTGTCGGATGGTTTTACCCTCGATCTGGCTTTCGTACAGATCCCGGTGCAGATCAACATCGAGAATTTTGACGTCAGCCCCTTCCTCTGCGGAGTGATTGCGCTGGCGATCCTCTACGCGTCCTATGCATCGCAAACTCTGCGCGGCGCGCTGCAGGCTGTACCGCTGGGGCAATGGGAATCAGGACAGGCGTTAGGAATGAAAAAGTCTGCCATATTTCTGCGCCTGATTGTGCCGCAGATGTGGCGACATGCGTTACCGGGGCTGGGCAACCAGTGGCTGGTGTTACTGAAAGACACTGCGCTGGTGTCATTGATCAGCGTTAACGACATTATGCTGCAAACCAAAAGCATCGCCACGCGTACACAGGAGCCTTTCACCTGGTATATGATTGCTGCGGCTATTTACCTGGTGATCACCCTGTTCAGCCAGCAGGTGCTGAAACGCATTGAGCTACGCGCAACACGCTTTGAGCGGGGAGATGCCTGA
- the nfsA gene encoding oxygen-insensitive NADPH nitroreductase yields MTPTIELLRSHRSIRSFSDEKITAEQRAAIIDAAQSASTSSFLQCSSIIRISDRALRDALVKLSGGQHYVAQAAEFWVFCADFNRLQQISPQAELGMAEQLLLGCVDTALMAQNAMIAAESLGYGGVYIGGIRNHIAEVTQLLGLPKFVLPLFGLCLGKPAQDPQCKPRMPAELLVHENCYRALDSELLAQYDEELVQYYQQRDSNPRSESWSEHIQKTLSKESRPFILDYLHQQGWATR; encoded by the coding sequence ATGACCCCAACCATTGAGCTATTACGTTCCCATCGTTCGATCCGCTCTTTCAGTGACGAGAAGATCACCGCCGAACAGCGTGCAGCGATTATTGATGCCGCTCAGTCAGCCTCCACCTCCAGCTTTTTGCAGTGCTCTTCGATTATACGCATCAGCGACCGCGCTTTGCGTGACGCATTGGTTAAACTGAGCGGCGGCCAGCACTATGTTGCACAAGCCGCGGAATTTTGGGTGTTTTGCGCGGACTTCAACCGCCTGCAGCAAATCAGCCCGCAGGCGGAGCTGGGCATGGCAGAGCAGCTGCTGCTGGGCTGCGTCGATACGGCCTTAATGGCGCAGAATGCCATGATAGCCGCAGAATCACTTGGCTACGGCGGCGTGTACATCGGCGGTATTCGTAATCACATTGCCGAGGTTACGCAACTGTTGGGTTTGCCAAAATTTGTGTTGCCGCTGTTTGGTCTGTGTCTGGGCAAACCGGCTCAGGACCCGCAATGTAAGCCACGTATGCCAGCGGAGCTGTTAGTGCATGAAAACTGTTACCGGGCTTTGGACAGCGAACTGCTGGCGCAGTACGACGAGGAACTGGTGCAATATTACCAGCAGCGCGACAGCAATCCTCGTTCTGAAAGCTGGAGTGAACATATCCAGAAAACCCTTAGTAAAGAGAGCCGCCCGTTCATCCTTGATTATCTGCATCAGCAAGGCTGGGCTACGCGTTAA
- the artJ gene encoding arginine ABC transporter substrate-binding protein, with product MKKIVIAALLAGYSLSAGASQTIRFAAEASYPPFEFIDANNKIQGFDVDLANALCREIDADCTFTNQAFDSLIPSLKFRRFDAVMSGMDITPEREKQVLFTQAYYDNSALFITQKGKVASVDALKGKRVGVQNGTTHQKYIAEKLPEVKVVPYDSYQNAILDLKNGRLDAVFGDTAVVNEWLKKNPELAPLGEKVTDKSYFGSGLGIAVRQGNSELQGKLNAALDKVKANGSYQALYSKWFQQ from the coding sequence ATGAAAAAAATTGTCATTGCCGCACTGTTAGCTGGTTATAGCCTGAGCGCCGGCGCCAGCCAGACCATCCGTTTTGCTGCTGAAGCGTCTTATCCGCCGTTCGAGTTTATTGATGCCAACAACAAAATTCAGGGCTTTGATGTCGATCTGGCAAACGCGCTATGCCGTGAAATCGATGCCGACTGTACCTTTACCAATCAGGCCTTTGACAGCCTGATCCCCAGCCTGAAATTCCGCCGCTTCGATGCAGTAATGTCGGGAATGGATATCACCCCCGAGCGTGAAAAACAGGTGCTGTTTACCCAAGCCTATTATGATAACTCGGCCCTGTTTATCACGCAGAAAGGCAAAGTGGCCAGTGTGGATGCGCTGAAAGGCAAGCGCGTAGGGGTGCAAAACGGCACCACGCATCAGAAGTACATCGCCGAGAAACTGCCGGAAGTCAAAGTGGTGCCTTATGACAGCTACCAGAATGCCATCCTCGATTTGAAAAATGGCCGTCTCGATGCCGTATTTGGCGACACGGCAGTGGTCAATGAATGGCTGAAGAAGAACCCGGAGCTGGCACCGCTTGGCGAAAAGGTCACCGACAAATCCTACTTTGGTAGCGGACTCGGCATTGCCGTTCGCCAGGGAAACAGCGAGCTGCAGGGTAAACTCAACGCGGCGTTGGACAAAGTTAAAGCCAACGGCAGCTACCAAGCCCTCTACAGTAAATGGTTCCAGCAGTAA
- a CDS encoding YbjC family protein encodes MRALSQLPRLVLLLEVVGIAMLVASAFALRERLPWPLSGKPAAKALLFAGTALMLPAVSVMLWRCTRIVAPALFNARSLRDQPTPGDPHDPNH; translated from the coding sequence ATGCGTGCCTTGAGTCAACTACCACGGCTGGTACTTCTGCTGGAAGTGGTGGGCATTGCGATGCTGGTCGCCTCCGCCTTTGCACTGCGCGAGAGACTGCCATGGCCACTGAGCGGCAAGCCCGCCGCAAAGGCATTGCTGTTTGCCGGAACAGCCCTGATGCTGCCAGCCGTTTCGGTAATGCTATGGCGCTGCACCAGGATAGTCGCCCCCGCATTGTTTAACGCGCGTTCATTGCGTGATCAACCCACACCAGGAGATCCTCATGACCCCAACCATTGA